One window of Papaver somniferum cultivar HN1 chromosome 9, ASM357369v1, whole genome shotgun sequence genomic DNA carries:
- the LOC113311602 gene encoding uncharacterized protein LOC113311602, which translates to MSGSNPSSPNSPVHDNIPSHNNETLINSSAHPRTLDPCIIHPSDNPATVLSSPLLQGDNYGSWVRGITKSLNAKGKLGFVDGSLPLPTDPLQFQCWKRCDALVGSWLLNSCQPDIRASCLYAANSHAIWKDLQIRFCVSNAPILFRLKSSIASIKQESMPVSLYYTKIKTLWDQYDSLVASTEACICGAGKHMLERLER; encoded by the coding sequence ATGTCTGGCTCTAATccatcttctcccaactctccagTGCATGACAACATCCCTTCCCACAACAATGAAACTCTGATCAATTCTTCAGCTCATCCTAGAACTCTAGACCCTTGTATCATTCATCCCAGTGATAACCCTGCAACTGTGCTATCCTCTCCTCTTTTACAAGGAGACAACTACGGTTCCTGGGTTAGGGGAATCACCAAGTCTCTGAATGCCAAGGGCAAGCTTGGTTTCGTTGATGGCTCTCTTCCTCTTCCAACAGATCCGTTGCAGTTTCAATGCTGGAAGAGATGTGATGCTCTCGTGGGAAGTTGGCTTCTAAACTCTTGTCAACCAGATATCAGGGCTAGCTGCCTGTATGCTGCCAACTCTCATGCTATCTGGAAAGATCTACAAATCAGGTTTTGTGTCTCCAATGCCCCTATTCTGTTTCgtttaaaatcttcaattgcttCAATCAAACAGGAGTCAATGCCTGTGTCTCTTTACTATACCAAAATAAAAACTCTTTGGGATCAATATGACTCCCTGGTTGCTTCTACGGAAGCATGTATCTGTGGTGCTGGCAAGCACATGCTTGAAAGACTCGAAAGATAG
- the LOC113309046 gene encoding lactotransferrin-like, with protein sequence MEITSIFFLYILLLSWVSLTITGYGPAPAPESGDSVGLSPDYDTMSEPPALSPAMGISGAPAPGLGEESSGDLSSPPPVKSDPWTVKWCAVRDEFVDCQNYLNLLGQKYNYTWECVKRETTEACLESIKKGEADLINLEAGLAYIAFLNYSMKAIANEVYCNHAESYEAVAIVNKKFCKHGEEEISLMNFEGKRSCHGGYSTAMGWNYPVNHLKNLTSSEQLNDEEIVTGFFSDVCAPSEFESKGICSGCGNENGSCSESNLYKGHSGAFRCLVEDMGDIAFVKGDTALLFSKEGPNNQTWSTKSMSDFMYLCPQGGCREINGYPGDCSFGAVPANVIMTSNSISSEKRSAVLQSLLNATWVDALYTGKNAAGHLLSSSAQGLTLVKKLTRSYLGNSASISSGIQELNLKKVEPSAKESVPGLPSSPSTRIQHPWVIATFIVIFSQSLL encoded by the exons ATGGAGATCACAAGTATATTCTTTCtttatattcttcttctttcatggGTTTCTCTCACCATTACAG GTTATGGACCAGCTCCGGCACCGGAATCTGGTGATAGTGTTGGTTTGTCTCCGGATTATGACACGATGTCGGAACCACCGGCATTGTCTCCGGCGATGGGAATAAGTGGAGCTCCTGCGCCGGGTTTGGGAGAGGAAAGTTCCGGTGATTTGTCTTCTCCGCCGCCAGTGAAGTCCGATCCGTGGACGGTGAAGTGGTGTGCTGTGAGAGATGAGTTTGTGGACTGTCAGAACTATTTGAACCTCCTTGGGCAGAAATATAACTATACTTGGGAATG TGTTAAAAGAGAAACAACTGAAGCATGTTTAGAATCGATAAAAAAAGGCGAAGCGGACTTAATAAACTTAGAAGCAGGATTAGCTTACATTGCATTTCTGAATTACTCGATGAAAGCAATTGCGAATGAAGTTTACTGCAATCACGCTGAAAGTTATGAAGCTGTTGCAATTGTGAACAAAAAATTCTGCAAACACGGAGAAGAAGAAATTAGTTTGATGAATTTTGAAGGAAAACGATCTTGTCATGGTGGTTATTCAACAGCTATGGGTTGGAATTATCCTGTTAATCATCTTAAGAATTTGACTAGTTCTGAACAATTGAATGATGAGGAGATTGTAACAGGATTTTTCTCTGATGTTTGTGCGCCTTCGGAATTTGAAAGTAAAGGTATTTGTAGTGGGTGTGGTAATGAAAATGGTTCATGTAGTGAGAGCAATTTGTATAAGGGTCATTCGGGTGCCTTTCGCTGCCTTGTTGAGGATATGGGTGATATTGCATTTGTTAAAGGAGATACTGCATTGCTCTTCTCCAAGGAAGGTCCAAATAACCAGACATGGTCGACTAAGTCCATGAGTGACTTCAT GTATCTTTGTCCCCAGGGAGGCTGCAGGGAGATCAATGGTTATCCTGGTGACTGTTC ATTTGGAGCAGTTCCTGCAAATGTGATAATGACCAGTAACTCTATTTCAAGCGAAAAGCGGTCTGCAGTTTTGCAGTCATTGCTAAATGCAACATGGGTTGATGCTCTTTACACTGGGAAAAATGCAGCTGGTCACCTACTTAGTTCGAG TGCTCAAGGATTAACTCTAGTCAAGAAGCTCACAAGATCATACCTTGGAAATTCAGCTTCCATTTCTTCGGGTATACAAGAACTGAACTTGAAAAAGGTTGAACCCTCGGCAAAAGAATCAGTTCCAG GGTTGCCTTCTTCACCATCAACACGTATTCAGCATCCATGGGTAATAGCTACTTTCATAGTCATATTTTCCCAGAGTTTACTATGA
- the LOC113309047 gene encoding chlorophyll a-b binding protein 6, chloroplastic-like, which translates to MAANTLRSCGVAAVFPSVLSSSKSKFATSVAFPGAYSNGSSRFTMSAEWMPGEPRPSYLDGSAPGDFGFDPLGLGAVPENLERFKESELIHCRWAMLAVPGILVPEALGLGNWVKAQEWAALPDGQATYLGNVVPWGTLPTILVIEFLSIAFVEHQRSMEKDPEKKKYPGGAFDPLGYSKDPKKFQEYKVKEIKNGRLALLAFVGFCVQQSAYPGTGPLENLAAHLADPWHSNIGDVLIPRGL; encoded by the exons ATGGCAGCAAACACATTGAGGAGCTGTGGAGTTGCAGCAGTTTTCCCATCAGTTCTTTCTTCATCTAAATCGAAGTTCGCCACTTCAGTCGCTTTCCCCGGTGCTTACTCCAATGGCTCATCAAGATTCACCATGTCCGCCGAATGGATGCCCGGTGAACCTCGCCCATCTTACCTTGACGGTTCCGCTCCCGG TGACTTTGGATTTGACCCTCTTGGCCTTGGAGCAGTCCCAGAGAACTTAGAGAGATTCAAGGAATCTGAACTCATCCACTGCAGATGGGCAATGCTTGCTGTT CCTGGGATCTTGGTGCCAGAGGCATTAGGATTAGGCAACTGGGTGAAGGCGCAAGAATGGGCAGCACTTCCAGATGGACAAGCAACTTACTTGGGAAACGTAGTCCCATGGGGAACACTTCCAACCATCCTAGTCATCGAATTCCTCTCAATCGCATTTGTTGAGCACCAACGTAGCATGGAGAAAGACCCAGAGAAGAAGAAGTACCCTGGTGGAGCTTTTGACCCCTTGGGTTACTCCAAAGACCCTAAAAAGTTCCAGGAATACAAAGTCAAGGAGATCAAAAATG GTCGTCTCGCTTTGTTGGCTTTCGTAGGATTCTGTGTGCAACAATCCGCATACCCTGGAACCGGACCTTTGGAGAACTTAGCTGCCCATTTGGCTGACCCATGGCACAGCAACATCGGGGATGTTTTGATCCCAAGAGGACTTTAA